One segment of Trachemys scripta elegans isolate TJP31775 chromosome 1, CAS_Tse_1.0, whole genome shotgun sequence DNA contains the following:
- the LOC117887310 gene encoding olfactory receptor 52B2-like → MPDDNHTVFDPVTYILTGILGTEESHVWIAIPFCLIYIATIFGNSLLLFIILTERSLHEPMYLFVSMLATADLLLSTTTVPKMLAVFWFRAGEISFAACLTQMFFIHVSFIGESAILLAMAFDRYVAICDPLRYTIILTKSVIGKMGLAVVTRSFCFIFPLIFLLKQLKFCRTNLLPHAYCEYMAIAQLSCDDITVNFWYGVAMAIIVIGLDVVLIALSYGFILRAVFRLPSKDARLKALRTCGSHLCVILMFYVPSFFSYFAHQFGHIIPGYILNLLANLYVLIPPMLNPIMYGVTTKEILKRVINVC, encoded by the coding sequence ATGCCAGATGACAATCACACTGTTTTTGACCCTGTAACTTACATCCTTACTGGCATCCTGGGTACGGAGGAGTCTCATGTCTGGATCGCCATCCCCTTCTGTCTGATTTACATTGCGACAATTTTTGGGAACTCTCTCCTACTATTCATCATACTAACAGAACgaagcctccatgagcccatgtatCTATTCGTGTCCATGCTGGCCACTGCTGATCTGCTGTTATCTACCACTACGGTGCCCAAGATGCTGGCTGTATTCTGGTTTAGAGCAGGCGAAATTTCTTTTGCTGCCTGCCTGACCCAGATGTTTTTCATCCATGTCAGCTTTATTGGCGAGTCGGCCATCCTGCTGGCCATGGCATTTGATCGGTACGTTGCCATCTGCGACCCCCTGAGATACACCATCATACTAACCAAGTCTGTGATCGGGAAGATGGGGCTGGCAGTTGTCACAAGAAGTTTCTGTTTCATTTTCCCTCTCATCTTTCTCCTGAAGCAGCTGAAGTTCTGCAGAACCAACCTCCTGCCTCACGCCTATTGTGAGTACATGGCCATAGCCCAGCTGTCCTGCGACGACATCACAGTCAACTTCTGGTATGGCGTAGCCATGGCTATTATAGTAATTGGTTTGGATGTTGTGCTCATTGCTTTGTCTTATGGATTTATCCTCAGGGCTGTCTTCCGGCTCCCCTCCAAGGACGCCCGGCTCAAGGCTCTCCGCACCTGCGGCTCCCACCTCTGTGTCATACTGATGTTCTATGTGCCATCCTTTTTCTCCTATTTTGCACACCAGTTTGGGCACATCATCCCAGGTTATATTCTTAACCTACTGGCCAACCTGTATGTGCTCATTCCTCCCATGTTAAACCCCATCATGTATGGGGTGACAACAAAAGAGATCCTGAAACGGGTGATCAATGTGTGCTAA